The bacterium genome has a segment encoding these proteins:
- a CDS encoding nitrate reductase subunit alpha, translating into MGWIKDIISPQTRKWEEFYRNRFQHDRIVRSTHGVNCTGGCSWQIHVKDGIVTWETQQLDYPLLDDALPPYEPRGCQRGISYSWYLYSPLRIKYPLIRSALIDAFRAKKRETGDPMKAWKALQEDKEARKAYQEARGKGGFRRASWDEVLEIMAVANISTAEEYGPDRVIGFSPIPAMSMLSYAAGGRFLQLFGGVNLSFYDWYCDLPTAFPEIWGEQTDVCESADWYNAKMVADMGACLNMTRTPDCHFFAESRHNGTKAVVFSPDFSQVCKYADQWVPLHAGSDGAFWMATTHVILKEFHHEKQAPYFIDYTKQYTDSPYLVKLEKDGDHYKPGRLLRASELAEYSDISNGDWKFVNLDAKTGRFVVPKGSSGSRWDKKKGNWNMRLESVVDDQPYDPVLTLLGRSDEVAQTAFTEFGLDRTAYRGVPVTQVETTEGPVTVTTVYDLTMAQYGVDRGLPGDYPENYGDKDVAYTPAWQEIFTGVASDTVLQFAREWASTAEATGGKCMIIIGAGINHWYHANLMYRAGAMALMLTGCVGKNGGGLNHYVGQEKLAPADSWGAIAFGKDHHAAVRLQQTPIWHYINTCQYRYDGQFSKYNTVPDNELTKQHTADQIYKAVRMGWMPFYPQFDRNTLELCREAIDAGATDDAGIEQYVMDRLESRELQYSVSDPEAEHNFPRVWYIWRGNAIMGSMKGHEYALKHYLGTHHNSIAEDSEDHTSEVKWHEVAPVGKMDLIVDLNFRMDSSALYSDIVLPAASWYEKADLNSTDLHSFIHPLSAAIAPVWESKTDWEIFRELARVTSEAAAQYFPKPQKDIVAAPIAHDSPGEISQPVIKDWYQGECEPVPGKTTHSLTVVDRDYTKLYEKFITLGDRVRTAGLGAHGNHYHCADAYDEMISSNHFPVERSNGNVYPSLKEDVWAANAVLHLSTLTNGVLNVRAYEDAGERTGLELTGLGAGSKDIRINYADLQAQPRRYNTSPLWSGLMTDGRAYAPYTYNVEKLVPWRTLTGRQHFYLDHEMYLAYGENLPTYKPSPKPEAYGDLKQTLKDGEARILNCLTPHGKWHIHSTYGDNHRMLTLSRGCEPVWMSEPDASELGIEDNDWVEVINDHGVYAARACVSARIPKGVCIVYHVPERTVGIPKSQVRGKRAGGHNSLTRIHLKPNFLAGGYGQFAYGFNYWGPIAPNRDTHVVVKRMDKVVF; encoded by the coding sequence ATGGGTTGGATCAAAGACATCATTTCGCCGCAAACCAGGAAGTGGGAGGAGTTCTACCGCAACCGCTTCCAGCACGATCGCATCGTCCGCAGCACACACGGCGTGAACTGCACGGGCGGCTGCTCCTGGCAGATCCACGTCAAGGACGGCATCGTGACCTGGGAGACGCAGCAGCTCGACTACCCTTTGCTGGACGACGCACTGCCTCCTTACGAGCCCCGCGGATGCCAGCGCGGGATCTCGTACTCGTGGTACCTGTACAGCCCCCTGCGGATCAAGTACCCGTTGATCCGCAGTGCCCTGATCGACGCCTTCCGCGCCAAGAAGCGCGAAACCGGCGATCCGATGAAGGCCTGGAAGGCGCTGCAGGAAGACAAGGAGGCACGAAAGGCGTACCAGGAGGCCCGCGGCAAAGGTGGGTTCCGCCGGGCTAGCTGGGACGAGGTTCTCGAGATCATGGCCGTTGCCAACATCAGCACGGCCGAGGAGTACGGCCCGGACCGGGTGATCGGCTTCAGCCCGATTCCGGCGATGTCGATGCTGAGCTACGCGGCCGGTGGGCGCTTTCTGCAGCTGTTCGGGGGCGTCAACCTGAGCTTCTACGACTGGTACTGCGACCTGCCCACCGCCTTTCCGGAGATCTGGGGAGAGCAGACCGACGTCTGCGAGAGCGCCGACTGGTACAACGCGAAGATGGTCGCGGACATGGGTGCCTGCCTCAACATGACGCGCACTCCCGACTGCCACTTCTTCGCCGAGTCTCGTCACAACGGCACCAAGGCCGTGGTCTTCTCGCCGGACTTCAGCCAGGTTTGCAAGTACGCCGATCAGTGGGTACCGCTACACGCCGGCAGTGACGGTGCGTTCTGGATGGCGACGACCCACGTCATCCTCAAAGAGTTCCACCACGAGAAGCAGGCTCCCTATTTCATCGACTATACGAAGCAGTACACGGACAGCCCGTACCTGGTGAAGCTCGAAAAAGACGGCGATCACTACAAGCCGGGAAGGTTGCTGCGCGCCTCGGAGCTCGCCGAGTACTCGGACATCTCGAACGGCGACTGGAAATTCGTCAACCTCGACGCCAAGACCGGCCGGTTCGTCGTTCCCAAGGGCAGCTCCGGCTCGCGTTGGGACAAGAAGAAGGGCAACTGGAACATGCGGCTCGAGAGCGTTGTCGACGACCAGCCGTACGACCCGGTGCTGACGCTGCTCGGGCGATCGGACGAGGTCGCCCAGACCGCCTTCACCGAGTTCGGGCTCGACCGGACGGCCTATCGCGGCGTCCCGGTGACGCAGGTCGAGACGACCGAGGGCCCGGTCACGGTGACCACGGTCTACGACCTGACCATGGCGCAGTACGGCGTCGATCGCGGCCTTCCAGGCGACTATCCTGAGAACTACGGCGACAAGGACGTCGCTTACACCCCGGCGTGGCAGGAGATCTTCACCGGCGTGGCTTCCGACACCGTGCTGCAGTTCGCCCGCGAGTGGGCGAGCACCGCCGAGGCCACGGGTGGCAAGTGCATGATCATCATCGGGGCCGGCATCAACCACTGGTACCACGCGAACCTGATGTATAGGGCCGGGGCAATGGCCCTGATGCTCACCGGCTGCGTGGGCAAGAACGGCGGCGGCCTCAACCACTACGTCGGCCAGGAGAAGCTGGCGCCGGCGGACTCCTGGGGCGCGATCGCGTTCGGCAAGGACCACCATGCGGCGGTTCGACTGCAGCAAACGCCCATCTGGCACTACATCAACACCTGCCAGTACCGCTACGACGGACAGTTCTCGAAATACAACACGGTCCCCGACAACGAGCTCACCAAACAACACACCGCCGACCAGATCTACAAGGCGGTGCGCATGGGGTGGATGCCTTTCTACCCGCAGTTTGACCGCAACACGCTGGAGCTGTGCCGGGAGGCGATCGACGCCGGCGCGACCGACGACGCCGGCATCGAGCAGTACGTGATGGACAGGCTCGAGAGCCGAGAACTGCAGTACTCGGTCAGCGACCCGGAAGCCGAGCACAACTTCCCACGCGTCTGGTACATCTGGCGCGGCAACGCCATCATGGGCAGCATGAAGGGGCACGAGTACGCCCTCAAGCACTACCTCGGCACCCACCACAACTCGATCGCCGAAGACTCCGAGGACCACACCAGCGAGGTCAAGTGGCACGAGGTCGCACCGGTCGGCAAGATGGATCTGATCGTCGACCTGAACTTCCGCATGGACTCGTCGGCGCTCTACTCGGACATCGTCCTGCCCGCGGCCTCCTGGTACGAGAAGGCGGACCTCAACAGCACGGACCTGCACTCCTTCATCCATCCGCTCTCCGCCGCCATCGCGCCGGTATGGGAGTCGAAGACGGATTGGGAGATCTTCCGTGAGTTGGCGAGGGTCACCAGCGAAGCGGCGGCACAGTATTTCCCCAAGCCGCAAAAGGATATCGTCGCCGCTCCCATCGCACACGATTCGCCCGGGGAGATCTCTCAGCCGGTCATCAAGGACTGGTACCAGGGCGAGTGCGAACCGGTGCCGGGCAAGACCACTCACAGCCTCACGGTCGTCGACCGCGACTACACCAAGCTCTACGAGAAATTCATCACGCTGGGAGATCGGGTTCGAACCGCGGGCCTCGGCGCCCACGGTAATCACTACCACTGCGCCGACGCCTACGACGAGATGATCTCCTCCAACCACTTCCCCGTGGAGCGCAGCAACGGCAACGTCTACCCGTCGTTGAAGGAAGACGTCTGGGCCGCCAACGCGGTGCTGCATCTTTCCACCTTGACCAACGGCGTGCTCAATGTGCGTGCCTACGAAGATGCGGGGGAACGGACCGGGCTCGAGCTCACCGGCCTCGGAGCCGGCAGCAAGGACATACGCATCAACTACGCGGACCTGCAGGCTCAGCCGCGCCGGTACAACACCTCGCCGCTGTGGTCGGGCCTCATGACCGACGGGCGCGCCTACGCCCCTTATACCTACAACGTCGAGAAGCTCGTTCCCTGGCGGACGCTCACCGGACGCCAGCACTTCTACCTCGACCACGAGATGTACCTAGCCTACGGCGAGAACCTGCCGACCTACAAGCCGTCGCCCAAGCCCGAGGCCTACGGCGACCTCAAGCAAACGCTGAAGGATGGCGAAGCGAGGATCCTCAATTGCCTCACACCCCACGGCAAGTGGCACATCCATTCCACCTACGGGGACAACCACCGGATGCTCACCCTCTCGCGAGGCTGTGAGCCGGTCTGGATGAGCGAGCCGGACGCGTCGGAGCTGGGCATCGAGGACAACGACTGGGTCGAGGTCATCAACGACCACGGCGTCTACGCCGCGCGCGCCTGCGTCAGCGCGCGGATTCCCAAGGGCGTGTGCATCGTCTACCACGTGCCCGAGCGCACGGTCGGCATTCCGAAGTCTCAGGTCCGCGGCAAGCGCGCGGGAGGCCACAACAGCCTCACCCGTATTCACCTGAAACCCAATTTCCTCGCCGGGGGCTACGGACAATTCGCCTACGGCTTCAACTACTGGGGCCCGATTGCCCCCAACCGCGACACCCACGTGGTCGTCAAGCGAATGGACAAGGTGGTGTTCTGA